A DNA window from Niabella yanshanensis contains the following coding sequences:
- a CDS encoding M1 family metallopeptidase, whose translation MSKLSCIIAGLTFCVSAAAQDIQNNPTSNHGNKFEQLGTILPTPNEYRTASGAPGPKYWQQRCDYTIKCELDEVNNVLTGSETLNYFNNSPDQLTYIWFQLDENEHSNINNANYQTSSRMPQAMTDNMLATQEEEAGKTDNGYGVKVKKLTDVNGAALKYTINKTMMRVDLPTPLKPGQKYVIKIDWSYKISDRMKYGGRGGYEHFEEDGNNLYTMAQWFPRVCVYSDFQGWQNHQFTGRGEFALTFGNYDVQITVPADHVVGATGECQNYAQVLTPAQLGRYNQARNAKEPVEIVTLAEATAAEKNKNTAKSKTWSFKADNVRDFAWTASRKFVWDAMPQLINGKKIMCMSFYGKEAYPLYRKFSTRAVAHTIKTYSDFTFPYPYPVAQSVEAANGMEYPMICFNYGRTEKDGTYSESVKNGMLGVVIHEVGHNFFPMIVNSDERQWTWMDEGLNSFVEYLTEELWDNKFPTKKGWAGAIVDYMKLPKEQLEPVMSNSENIIGFGPNAYTKPATALNILRETIMGRELFDFSFKEYARRWAFKHPTPADLFRTMEDASGEDLDWFWRGWFYGIQPVDISLDTVKYAKADLNSELPEARSTQRKVAAPDKNPYDDISKIRNRKNKNIKFYTDLNPEARDFYWQYARGQVKVDTTQTFTVEMPMTVTALTPQAKEKFANSYFYELSFSNKGGLVMPIIIEWTYKDGSKEIDRIPAQIWRYNEQNAKKFFVKNKEVTSIQLDPLQETADIDVTNNVWGTMPAPTRFKAFSQKTEGGPRRGQSVGKNPMQAAGM comes from the coding sequence ATGTCGAAGCTATCATGTATCATCGCTGGTCTCACGTTTTGCGTATCCGCAGCTGCGCAGGATATTCAAAACAATCCTACCAGTAATCACGGTAATAAATTTGAACAGTTGGGAACCATTTTACCAACCCCCAACGAATATCGAACGGCAAGCGGGGCTCCCGGTCCGAAGTATTGGCAGCAACGCTGCGACTATACGATCAAATGTGAGCTGGATGAAGTAAATAACGTTTTGACGGGTAGCGAAACATTGAACTATTTCAACAACTCTCCTGATCAGCTCACTTATATCTGGTTCCAGTTAGACGAAAATGAGCATAGCAATATCAACAATGCTAACTATCAAACCTCATCCCGTATGCCACAGGCGATGACGGATAATATGCTGGCTACGCAAGAAGAAGAGGCGGGAAAGACAGACAATGGCTACGGCGTTAAAGTAAAAAAGCTCACTGACGTGAATGGCGCCGCACTAAAATATACCATCAATAAAACTATGATGCGGGTAGACCTGCCCACCCCCCTGAAGCCTGGTCAGAAATACGTTATCAAAATCGACTGGTCTTATAAAATTAGTGACCGGATGAAATATGGCGGACGAGGCGGCTACGAGCATTTTGAGGAAGACGGCAATAACCTGTACACTATGGCGCAGTGGTTTCCCAGGGTTTGTGTGTACAGCGACTTCCAGGGCTGGCAGAATCACCAGTTCACAGGGCGTGGAGAATTTGCCCTGACTTTTGGAAATTATGACGTGCAGATCACCGTTCCTGCAGATCATGTAGTGGGCGCTACCGGCGAATGCCAGAATTATGCACAGGTGCTAACCCCGGCACAACTGGGACGGTACAACCAGGCCCGCAACGCCAAAGAACCCGTTGAGATTGTAACACTGGCTGAAGCCACTGCTGCAGAAAAGAACAAGAATACTGCTAAAAGCAAAACCTGGTCCTTTAAGGCTGATAATGTAAGAGACTTTGCCTGGACCGCTTCCAGGAAATTTGTATGGGACGCTATGCCGCAGTTGATCAATGGAAAAAAAATAATGTGCATGAGCTTCTATGGCAAGGAGGCTTACCCACTTTACAGGAAATTTTCCACCCGCGCCGTGGCACATACCATTAAAACTTACTCTGATTTCACGTTCCCCTACCCTTACCCCGTTGCACAAAGTGTAGAAGCTGCCAATGGTATGGAATATCCCATGATCTGCTTTAACTATGGACGTACGGAAAAAGATGGCACTTATAGTGAAAGTGTGAAAAATGGTATGTTGGGCGTAGTCATACACGAGGTAGGCCATAATTTTTTCCCCATGATCGTTAACAGCGACGAGCGCCAGTGGACATGGATGGATGAGGGCCTGAACAGCTTTGTTGAATACCTTACAGAAGAGCTATGGGATAACAAATTTCCAACTAAGAAGGGATGGGCTGGAGCTATTGTGGATTACATGAAGCTACCGAAAGAGCAATTGGAACCGGTAATGAGTAATTCGGAAAACATTATCGGGTTTGGCCCGAACGCTTATACCAAGCCGGCTACCGCGTTAAACATTCTCCGCGAAACGATAATGGGTCGCGAACTGTTTGATTTTTCGTTTAAAGAATATGCACGCCGCTGGGCGTTTAAACATCCCACTCCGGCCGATCTTTTCCGAACTATGGAAGACGCCAGCGGTGAAGATCTGGATTGGTTCTGGCGGGGCTGGTTCTACGGAATTCAGCCGGTAGACATTTCGCTGGATACGGTAAAATATGCTAAAGCAGATTTAAACAGTGAACTGCCCGAAGCCAGGTCTACCCAGAGAAAAGTGGCAGCACCGGACAAAAATCCTTATGATGACATTTCTAAGATCCGCAACCGGAAAAATAAGAACATTAAGTTCTACACCGACCTTAATCCGGAAGCAAGAGATTTTTACTGGCAATATGCACGGGGACAGGTAAAAGTGGATACCACGCAAACATTTACGGTAGAAATGCCCATGACCGTTACGGCTTTAACACCCCAGGCCAAAGAAAAATTTGCGAACAGCTATTTTTATGAGCTGAGCTTTAGCAATAAAGGAGGACTGGTAATGCCCATTATTATTGAGTGGACCTATAAAGACGGCAGTAAAGAGATAGACCGTATTCCTGCCCAGATATGGCGTTATAATGAGCAAAACGCAAAAAAATTCTTTGTTAAAAATAAAGAGGTGACTTCAATACAGTTAGACCCATTGCAGGAAACAGCGGATATTGATGTAACTAATAATGTATGGGGAACCATGCCGGCGCCTACCAGGTTTAAGGCATTTTCTCAAAAGACAGAAGGCGGTCCACGCCGCGGTCAGAGTGTAGGTAAGAACCCGATGCAGGCGGCGGGTATGTAG
- a CDS encoding HupE/UreJ family protein yields the protein MSDFSFYFIEGWRHIVSTDALDHQLFILALAVVYTFSDWKKVLILVTAFTVGHSLTLALSVLDLIRASSAWVEFLIPVTIVLTAAWNIFNGKPVKNVNTNYFLALFFGLVHGLGFANSIRMMLASDQSLGMGLFGFNVGLEAGQVVVVLIILLLGKVLLELVKVPQRIYIFVVSLAVLLFAAKMAIERVPF from the coding sequence ATGAGCGATTTCAGTTTTTATTTTATCGAGGGATGGAGGCATATTGTTAGTACTGATGCACTGGACCATCAATTATTTATTCTTGCATTAGCTGTTGTATATACATTCAGCGATTGGAAGAAAGTGTTGATCCTGGTAACCGCATTTACGGTAGGGCATTCTTTGACTTTGGCGCTAAGCGTGTTAGATCTGATAAGGGCTTCGTCCGCCTGGGTAGAGTTTTTAATTCCCGTAACCATTGTATTAACTGCTGCCTGGAACATTTTCAATGGCAAACCGGTTAAAAACGTAAATACCAATTATTTTCTGGCCTTGTTTTTTGGTTTAGTACACGGGCTGGGATTTGCCAATTCCATACGCATGATGCTAGCCAGCGATCAGTCTTTAGGCATGGGACTGTTTGGCTTTAATGTGGGGTTGGAAGCCGGCCAGGTGGTGGTAGTGCTCATCATCCTTTTGTTGGGCAAAGTTTTGCTGGAACTGGTAAAAGTTCCTCAAAGAATTTATATATTCGTAGTATCACTGGCTGTTTTATTGTTTGCAGCCAAAATGGCTATAGAAAGAGTTCCTTTTTGA
- a CDS encoding DUF6702 family protein yields the protein MSVVLLLNKWLLGLFLFHANVHPYHVSATEMEYDAKSKRIEISTKIFTDDFENVLSKLYKQKTDLSNPRLKAEMTILVNKYITTHLSLKSGDKILAIKLYGWEIDHEAVYVYTIAEAGAFNIKSITVENKVLYDLFDDQVNIVHFIYKGNRKSAKLVHPDTRLSFSF from the coding sequence ATGTCTGTGGTATTATTACTCAATAAATGGTTGTTAGGCTTGTTTTTGTTTCATGCAAATGTACATCCCTATCATGTAAGCGCTACAGAAATGGAGTACGATGCCAAAAGCAAAAGGATAGAGATCAGCACCAAAATCTTTACTGACGATTTTGAAAACGTATTGTCTAAGTTATATAAACAGAAGACCGATCTTTCTAATCCCAGACTTAAGGCAGAGATGACGATATTGGTGAATAAATATATTACTACCCACCTGAGCCTGAAATCTGGTGATAAGATATTAGCTATCAAACTTTATGGCTGGGAAATTGACCATGAAGCAGTATATGTATATACCATTGCTGAAGCCGGGGCGTTCAATATAAAAAGCATTACGGTAGAGAACAAGGTACTGTACGATCTGTTTGACGACCAGGTGAATATTGTACATTTTATTTATAAGGGAAATCGTAAAAGCGCCAAACTGGTTCATCCCGACACCAGGCTGTCTTTCTCGTTTTAA
- a CDS encoding M1 family metallopeptidase: MRHKFLYSFVLALLTTQAFSQTTSTYNAKEAFSPQFYPYPGNEYRSASGEPGVKYWQNRADYKINCSIDTANHTVAGSQELVYTNNSPDNLKFLWLQLDQNIYRKDSRGSATTTAAGGRWANTGFTQGQAIKSVAIEVNGKKYTPQFTITDTRMQVWLQESLKNAGKVKLIIDWSFEVPVYGTDRMGRLQTKNGWVYEIAQWFPRMCVYDDLQGWNVLPYVGQGEFYLEYGDIDFAVTAPADMIIVGSGELLNPAECLSAAEATRYANAKTSDKTVTIRSADDVNAGIKTTKKTNTWKFKIQNTRDVAWAASKAFVFDGAKINLPSGKKCVALSAYPVESIGANGWERSTEFTKASIEHYSQKWFEFPYPAATNVGGIVGGMEYPGIVFCSYRAKGAGLWGVTDHEFGHTWFPMIVGSNERKYAWMDEGFNTFINSFSTRAFNKGEFSKPSSGDEGRSSFGENVDGLYTIPDAVQQRSLGVTAYYKPSQMLHALRDNVLGADRFDAAFKEYINRWAFKHPSPWDFFHTMENVAGEDLSWFWRGWVLNTWKIDQAVKGVTYRDNLPANGAVLTIENLEQMPMPVKILVTETNGRQQTIQLPVEIWQRGSSYTFGVPTTSELKEVKIDPDNQLPDWNRVNNTWLKK, from the coding sequence ATGAGACATAAATTTCTTTATTCTTTTGTGTTGGCATTACTAACAACACAGGCGTTTTCTCAAACAACTTCCACGTACAATGCTAAGGAAGCATTTAGCCCACAGTTTTATCCTTATCCCGGAAATGAGTACAGAAGTGCATCTGGTGAACCAGGCGTAAAGTATTGGCAGAACAGGGCTGACTATAAAATTAATTGCTCTATCGATACCGCGAACCATACTGTTGCAGGGTCGCAGGAGCTGGTGTACACAAACAATAGTCCGGATAATCTAAAATTTTTATGGTTACAGTTAGACCAGAATATTTATCGCAAAGACTCCCGCGGATCGGCAACCACTACTGCAGCAGGCGGACGATGGGCCAATACCGGATTTACCCAGGGTCAGGCAATTAAATCAGTGGCCATAGAGGTGAACGGGAAGAAATATACTCCGCAGTTCACCATTACAGACACCCGTATGCAAGTTTGGCTGCAGGAATCTTTGAAGAATGCGGGTAAGGTTAAGTTGATCATAGATTGGTCTTTTGAAGTTCCGGTATACGGAACTGATCGTATGGGGCGACTGCAAACAAAGAACGGGTGGGTGTATGAAATAGCGCAATGGTTTCCCCGCATGTGTGTATATGATGACCTGCAGGGATGGAATGTGTTGCCTTATGTAGGGCAGGGTGAGTTTTACCTGGAGTATGGTGATATTGATTTTGCTGTAACTGCTCCTGCTGACATGATCATTGTGGGATCGGGTGAATTATTAAATCCTGCCGAATGTCTTTCTGCTGCTGAGGCTACCCGGTATGCCAACGCTAAAACCAGCGATAAAACAGTGACGATCCGGAGTGCGGATGACGTGAATGCAGGTATAAAAACCACTAAGAAAACGAATACCTGGAAATTTAAAATTCAGAATACAAGGGATGTTGCCTGGGCCGCTTCCAAAGCTTTTGTTTTTGACGGAGCCAAAATAAATTTACCCAGCGGCAAAAAATGCGTAGCATTAAGCGCTTACCCTGTAGAATCGATTGGTGCCAACGGCTGGGAGCGCAGCACAGAATTTACTAAAGCCTCCATTGAGCATTATTCTCAAAAATGGTTTGAATTTCCTTATCCTGCAGCCACGAACGTAGGAGGCATTGTGGGAGGTATGGAATATCCGGGTATTGTATTTTGCAGCTACCGTGCAAAAGGGGCTGGACTTTGGGGGGTAACCGATCATGAGTTTGGACATACCTGGTTCCCCATGATCGTTGGCAGTAACGAAAGAAAATATGCCTGGATGGATGAAGGTTTCAATACGTTTATAAACAGTTTTTCTACCCGGGCATTTAATAAGGGCGAATTTTCGAAGCCATCGTCAGGCGATGAGGGCAGGAGCTCGTTTGGCGAAAACGTAGACGGCTTATATACCATACCGGATGCGGTACAGCAAAGAAGTTTGGGAGTAACCGCCTACTACAAGCCCTCTCAAATGCTGCATGCCTTGCGCGATAACGTTTTAGGGGCAGACAGATTCGATGCCGCCTTTAAAGAGTATATTAACCGGTGGGCATTTAAGCATCCGTCTCCCTGGGACTTTTTTCATACTATGGAGAATGTAGCAGGGGAAGACCTGTCCTGGTTCTGGAGAGGATGGGTATTGAATACCTGGAAGATAGACCAGGCGGTGAAGGGCGTAACGTACAGGGATAATCTGCCGGCTAATGGCGCCGTCCTAACTATTGAAAACCTGGAGCAAATGCCTATGCCTGTAAAAATATTGGTTACTGAAACAAATGGCAGGCAACAAACAATACAATTGCCGGTTGAGATCTGGCAGCGTGGAAGCTCCTACACTTTTGGGGTGCCTACTACCAGTGAATTGAAGGAAGTAAAAATAGATCCGGATAACCAACTACCGGATTGGAACCGGGTTAACAATACCTGGTTAAAAAAATAA
- a CDS encoding ExbD/TolR family protein, whose translation MANIDTNQSQSRVQRGFTGKQKRLSVRIDMTPMVDLGFLLITFFIFTSSMNEPKAMDLFMPKSEGLETLVAKSGAFTILIDKDAGIYYYEGLPDEAGINIKKSSLSEIRRELIRKKQEVIKNYKPDKACEEKAVANPATIDDCRQKGLTILIKPTQDASYKAIVAMLDEMTINKIARYVLTEPDARDLALLQATK comes from the coding sequence ATGGCAAACATAGATACAAACCAAAGCCAAAGCCGCGTACAGCGGGGTTTTACCGGGAAGCAAAAGAGATTGTCAGTGCGAATAGACATGACACCTATGGTGGACCTGGGATTTTTGCTTATTACCTTTTTTATCTTTACCTCATCAATGAATGAGCCCAAGGCAATGGATCTCTTTATGCCTAAAAGTGAAGGGCTGGAAACCCTGGTTGCGAAATCGGGAGCCTTTACTATACTCATCGATAAAGATGCGGGTATTTATTATTATGAGGGGCTGCCGGACGAAGCGGGGATCAATATTAAAAAAAGCTCGCTTTCGGAAATCCGCAGAGAGCTGATCCGCAAAAAACAGGAAGTAATTAAAAACTATAAGCCGGATAAGGCTTGCGAAGAAAAGGCCGTTGCTAACCCAGCTACTATTGACGACTGCCGGCAAAAAGGTCTGACCATTCTGATTAAACCCACCCAAGACGCCAGCTACAAGGCAATTGTTGCCATGCTGGATGAGATGACGATCAACAAAATTGCCCGCTATGTTTTAACAGAACCTGACGCCAGAGATCTGGCGCTGCTTCAGGCTACAAAATAA
- a CDS encoding energy transducer TonB — protein METAAILRADTLDIIFDGRNKNYGAYELRRNYHQRMTRALLITAGICIAIGGGAWLSHTFAKTVDEGIVKISPELTISAIEPMEKDIPEPPPPPPAPKVEVPKIQTIAFTTPVITDKDIVEPPPTQEALTDTRIGNISQDGVKDMGLVVTPPSEGDGKGLVVAKLKEDFDADKIFYKVEIDASYVGDWKKFLERNLVGEVPVDNGAAPGTYTVIIQFIVDASGNVSDIKPLTSFGHGMEQEAMRVIKKSGKWNPARQNSELVKAYRKQPITFRVLEQ, from the coding sequence ATGGAAACAGCAGCTATTCTCAGGGCAGATACGCTCGACATCATTTTCGATGGAAGAAACAAAAATTACGGAGCCTATGAGCTTCGCAGAAATTATCACCAGCGCATGACCAGGGCGCTCTTAATAACAGCCGGTATTTGTATTGCTATAGGAGGGGGCGCCTGGCTAAGTCATACATTTGCCAAAACTGTTGATGAGGGTATAGTAAAAATAAGCCCTGAACTTACGATATCAGCAATAGAACCGATGGAAAAAGACATTCCGGAACCGCCACCACCACCTCCGGCACCCAAAGTAGAAGTGCCGAAAATACAGACGATTGCTTTTACCACGCCTGTTATTACGGATAAGGATATTGTGGAACCGCCGCCTACCCAGGAGGCGCTGACTGATACAAGAATCGGTAATATATCCCAGGATGGGGTTAAGGATATGGGACTTGTTGTAACACCACCGTCAGAGGGCGATGGAAAGGGACTTGTAGTAGCAAAGCTAAAAGAGGATTTTGATGCAGATAAGATTTTTTATAAAGTGGAAATAGATGCTTCCTACGTAGGCGACTGGAAGAAGTTTTTAGAACGTAACCTGGTAGGTGAAGTTCCGGTGGACAATGGAGCTGCACCAGGAACCTATACCGTAATTATTCAGTTTATAGTGGACGCGAGCGGAAATGTAAGTGATATCAAGCCGCTTACCAGCTTCGGTCACGGAATGGAGCAGGAGGCAATGCGGGTTATTAAAAAATCGGGCAAATGGAATCCCGCAAGGCAAAATAGCGAGTTGGTGAAAGCCTATCGTAAACAACCTATTACCTTCCGGGTGTTAGAACAATAA
- a CDS encoding phosphatidylserine decarboxylase family protein, translating into MTLHREGKGSIAIAVILFLLINVISYKYLFVAYPAIFYLLLLVTFVLLVLVVSFFRIPNRSYTVGTDTVLAPCDGKVVVIEEVEADEYFKDRRIQVSIFMSPLNVHVNRNPVSGEVVYNQYHKGKYLVAWHPKSSTENERHTNVFKAANGKEVLTKQIAGALAKRIVNYLSVGNKVEQAGEMGFIKFGSRVDLLLPLDADIKVKIGDIAVGGITEVARW; encoded by the coding sequence ATGACGCTTCATCGTGAGGGAAAAGGCTCTATTGCCATTGCAGTTATTTTATTTCTGTTAATCAACGTTATTAGTTACAAATATTTATTCGTTGCTTATCCGGCTATTTTCTACTTATTACTACTGGTAACATTTGTGTTGCTGGTATTGGTAGTGTCTTTTTTCAGGATACCCAACAGAAGTTATACTGTAGGTACAGACACTGTTTTGGCGCCCTGCGATGGTAAGGTAGTAGTAATTGAAGAAGTAGAAGCTGATGAATATTTTAAGGACAGGAGAATACAGGTGTCTATATTCATGAGCCCTTTAAACGTACACGTAAACCGCAACCCGGTAAGTGGTGAAGTGGTATATAATCAGTATCATAAAGGGAAATACCTGGTGGCCTGGCATCCTAAATCATCAACCGAAAATGAGCGCCATACCAACGTATTTAAGGCAGCTAACGGGAAGGAAGTGTTGACCAAACAAATTGCGGGTGCATTAGCCAAACGTATTGTAAACTATCTGTCAGTGGGTAACAAAGTGGAGCAGGCAGGAGAAATGGGATTCATTAAATTTGGCTCCCGGGTAGATTTATTGCTCCCTCTTGATGCAGATATAAAAGTGAAGATTGGCGATATTGCTGTAGGTGGGATCACTGAAGTAGCCCGTTGGTAA
- a CDS encoding nuclear transport factor 2 family protein: MKHIFLLAAVAFCMTSQAQRSYEEQVQKTVTQFVKALEDSDLKSLSSLTVSKLTYGHSSGKIENKEQFLQTFKTGASDFVKINISGQTIDIAGTTAIVRHLFDADTNDNNKPGHVTLKVMTVWQKQGAKWILLARQAVKPPVQ, from the coding sequence ATGAAGCATATCTTTTTATTAGCCGCAGTGGCATTTTGTATGACTAGCCAGGCGCAGCGTAGCTACGAGGAGCAGGTTCAGAAAACCGTAACCCAGTTTGTTAAAGCTTTAGAAGATAGTGACCTGAAATCTTTGAGCAGCCTGACGGTGTCTAAGTTAACTTACGGGCATTCCAGCGGGAAAATTGAAAATAAAGAACAATTTTTACAGACCTTTAAAACGGGCGCATCAGATTTTGTAAAGATCAATATCTCCGGTCAAACGATAGATATTGCCGGAACTACAGCGATAGTAAGGCATTTGTTTGATGCAGATACCAATGATAATAACAAGCCGGGACACGTTACATTAAAAGTGATGACTGTTTGGCAAAAGCAGGGTGCCAAATGGATTTTATTGGCCCGGCAGGCGGTTAAGCCTCCTGTGCAATAA
- a CDS encoding tetratricopeptide repeat protein codes for MRRFILLISFSTSLVAGKAQNQQSFIKEGNEFFKKGQLAEAVASYNKVTEEPYKYTALLNKGTALYKQKKVDEALKAYDQVSASPKATDLLKSGAHYNAGVVYSSQNKIEESIEAYKKALRLNSQDNNARENLQKALSELKKSGGGGGGDQKPRQSPSKLNQNQAQQQLNRLEQKEKNTQNKVSNKKTQFGGSVGKDW; via the coding sequence ATGCGAAGATTTATCTTACTCATATCTTTTTCCACGAGCCTGGTAGCTGGCAAAGCTCAAAACCAGCAAAGTTTTATTAAAGAGGGAAACGAATTCTTCAAAAAAGGGCAGTTGGCGGAAGCTGTGGCCAGCTACAATAAGGTAACCGAGGAACCGTACAAGTACACAGCTCTTTTAAATAAAGGCACTGCATTGTACAAACAAAAAAAAGTGGATGAAGCATTGAAAGCTTACGACCAGGTAAGCGCATCTCCTAAAGCCACTGATTTATTAAAATCGGGCGCGCACTATAATGCCGGTGTTGTTTACAGCAGCCAAAATAAAATAGAAGAAAGCATTGAGGCTTATAAAAAAGCGCTTCGTTTAAATAGCCAGGACAACAATGCCAGGGAAAACCTGCAAAAAGCTTTATCAGAACTGAAGAAAAGTGGCGGAGGAGGCGGTGGCGATCAGAAGCCCCGGCAATCGCCGTCCAAACTGAACCAAAATCAGGCCCAGCAACAGTTAAACAGGCTGGAACAAAAAGAAAAAAATACACAGAATAAGGTCTCCAATAAAAAAACGCAATTTGGAGGTAGTGTTGGGAAAGACTGGTAA
- a CDS encoding VWA domain-containing protein, translating to MGFQFQYTIFIWLFAVLLIFALLFWGVKKWKRRIIKNIGNPSLVKSLIHRYSPKRFTLKFMLVCVAFAMGVLAVMNLRKPGGNDGITRKGIDLVFALDVSRSMLAEDIEPNRLERAKQFISKMMDAMPDSRVGLILFAGKAYVQMPLSTDHGAAQMFVNEASPDAVPMKGTIISDALQESLKAFGDRDAKYRAVVLISDGEDHDEEAIDMSKELSKRGLMVNTVGIGSPTGSFIPDDSTRGHKIDEETGAEIISKLNEQELKQIAANTAGVYVHLENSDAAVKQISANLSQIDKKVTGDTSLMSFSYYFWVFVAVMILLLIGEQLLPEGKKPAAK from the coding sequence TTGGGCTTTCAATTTCAATATACCATTTTTATTTGGCTTTTTGCGGTATTGCTCATTTTTGCGCTTCTTTTTTGGGGCGTAAAAAAATGGAAGAGACGCATCATAAAAAATATAGGCAATCCTTCGCTGGTGAAATCTCTGATACACCGGTACAGTCCGAAACGTTTTACCTTAAAATTCATGCTGGTTTGTGTCGCTTTTGCCATGGGTGTGCTGGCGGTTATGAACCTGCGAAAACCGGGGGGTAACGATGGGATTACGCGAAAAGGCATTGATTTAGTTTTTGCCCTGGATGTAAGCCGGAGTATGCTTGCGGAAGATATTGAGCCCAACAGGCTCGAACGCGCCAAGCAATTTATCAGCAAAATGATGGATGCAATGCCCGATAGCCGCGTAGGTCTGATTCTTTTTGCGGGAAAGGCTTATGTACAAATGCCGCTTAGTACAGATCATGGAGCCGCTCAAATGTTTGTAAACGAAGCCTCACCTGATGCGGTACCAATGAAAGGCACTATTATCAGCGATGCACTGCAGGAAAGCCTGAAAGCTTTTGGCGATAGAGACGCTAAATACAGGGCGGTTGTTTTAATTTCCGATGGGGAGGATCATGATGAAGAGGCGATTGATATGTCAAAAGAATTGTCCAAACGAGGGTTGATGGTTAACACAGTAGGTATTGGTTCACCCACGGGCAGTTTTATTCCGGATGACTCTACCCGGGGACATAAAATAGATGAGGAAACGGGCGCTGAAATAATATCAAAATTGAATGAACAGGAGTTAAAACAGATTGCCGCCAATACCGCCGGCGTGTATGTTCATTTAGAGAACAGCGATGCTGCTGTTAAACAGATCTCGGCAAACCTCTCACAAATAGATAAAAAGGTAACCGGAGATACCAGCCTTATGAGTTTCTCTTATTATTTCTGGGTATTTGTGGCGGTAATGATTTTACTGTTGATAGGGGAACAATTATTGCCGGAAGGAAAAAAGCCGGCAGCAAAGTAA
- a CDS encoding class D beta-lactamase yields MRNRNYFSFLFIGLALAILMVSCTQNNVKEDNTPKKYFDAHQLDGCFALYNNGTGLFTVHNLKRYRDSTYLPASTFKIINSLIGLQTGKISSDSMIIPWDGITRNIPDWNKDLNMYQAFRVSSVPYYQEVARRIGRDTMQFWLDSLKYGAGKDKKTYKISKIDSFWLDNSVKITPDQNLGIVKKLYFDELPFFKVYQQKVKHAMLFEDNSNYRLGYKTGWGFTEKGHALGWIVGWIEENKHPYFFVLNVESADPNYNMKDVRLKILKDILKEYGFFEGAM; encoded by the coding sequence ATGCGAAACAGAAACTACTTCTCATTCTTATTCATAGGGTTAGCATTGGCAATACTGATGGTTTCCTGCACCCAGAATAATGTGAAAGAAGACAATACCCCTAAAAAGTATTTTGATGCGCATCAACTTGATGGGTGTTTTGCGTTGTATAATAATGGTACAGGGTTATTTACTGTTCATAACCTGAAACGTTACCGGGACAGCACTTATTTACCTGCTTCTACCTTTAAGATCATCAATTCTTTAATAGGCCTGCAAACAGGTAAGATCTCCAGCGATAGCATGATAATTCCCTGGGATGGCATTACCCGTAATATACCCGATTGGAACAAGGACCTGAATATGTACCAGGCATTCAGGGTTTCGTCGGTCCCCTATTACCAGGAAGTGGCCCGCCGGATTGGGAGGGATACCATGCAATTCTGGCTGGATTCGTTGAAATATGGCGCCGGCAAGGATAAGAAAACTTACAAAATCTCAAAAATAGATAGCTTCTGGCTGGATAATTCGGTTAAGATAACACCCGATCAAAATTTGGGAATAGTAAAAAAGCTGTATTTCGACGAGCTGCCCTTTTTTAAGGTATACCAGCAAAAAGTAAAGCATGCGATGTTGTTTGAAGACAATTCTAATTACAGACTTGGCTATAAAACGGGCTGGGGTTTTACGGAGAAAGGCCATGCCCTTGGCTGGATAGTAGGTTGGATTGAGGAGAATAAACATCCTTATTTCTTTGTACTAAACGTAGAATCTGCTGATCCCAACTATAATATGAAAGATGTAAGACTAAAAATTCTTAAGGATATTTTAAAAGAATATGGCTTTTTCGAAGGAGCGATGTAG